From Cardiocondyla obscurior isolate alpha-2009 linkage group LG09, Cobs3.1, whole genome shotgun sequence, one genomic window encodes:
- the LOC139105691 gene encoding guanine nucleotide exchange factor DBS isoform X4, with the protein MILRRKSPHTCNCPCHQHCSTKCTDVESMTGEIENGDLAVRDVADLLQAQYAIIAGGKTREGCPIITFPDNGNFHNLTDLDYQRLMLYLTSVPTLQEADLGFHLIIDRRNDKWNSVKTVLLKISAFFPGLVHVAYVLRPVGFLQKAISEVSNKLFREDFKFRVIFLANVAELHEFIDTEQLTEQLGGDLPYCHHTWIQNRISLEKFSSMTQDVSLALDSFTRRLAEVEFPNNTIATTTLLSQQQAEYNELKEEILSAARHGEALLDSVRQLTGKGTADRLGNVAAVERLLVQLEETERTFDLFWSHHSSRLRHCLALRQFEQDFRELQATLDQHLKTAEEMTEVGETQTRVEQLLHDTSAFQRICRGDIDRAEEVISAGQQLLSGRHQCPADVVEPKCVELQRVCTILSQRLERRLVMLTKCRELMERIDKANTWCTRGIELLASQNSNTPPDQALQELQQLIEAAEEFHHPRCIFQDSVMPETKALITQVLQRIEDVSLMCDKRIMALKQQLIKPARPVQTVTPEPVKPLQSLPQIVKSGRILKKANTMPKMEMSPIEGESSSPESEPRDVEALRLKRGHVLTELVETERIYVAELGSIVKGYKMEMTNEGMAYLIPAALVGKADVLFGNLEDIYIFHGETFLRDLENCISNTELVALCFVQRREMFFRLYSYYCQNIPRSERLREQIQSEPQFLAACQQKLGHKLPLAAYLLKPVQRITKYQLLLKDLLKYSDEPSCCTELQEALDCMLVVLKCVNDSMHQTAITGFGGDLSAQGELLLQGSFSVWSSSKRERLLRLKPSQRHIFLYEKALIFCKLSKPQAHDKATYHFKRYLKMSQIGLTESVKGDARRFEIWLQGRAEVHTIQASNIDVKQSWVRQIKGVLMSQLAELKGKQNSALQKSNHKPLRQTISWEAQGSISGSLRTLSIDSNSVISHMTDVSQSTEEDTAWSSENSNTDEEDAFGDNPGPAPGGRYVALADYCAVGQSEVTMREGDTLELLKVGCAGWWFVKLIGSGVEGWAPAAYLEPISRKTSRSSQSVNSQETI; encoded by the exons ATGATTCTCCGCCGAAAGTCGCCGCATACCTGCAATTGTCCTTGCCATCAGCACTGCTCAACGAAATGCACAG ATGTGGAGAGTATGACAGGCGAGATAGAAAATGGAGACTTGGCAGTTCGAGACGTCGCAGACCTTCTCCAAGCACAATATGCTATTATTGCTG gaggAAAGACGCGAGAAGGATGTCCTATAATCACATTTCCAGATAATGgcaattttcataatttaactGATTTGGACTATCAACGTCTCATGCTGTATCTTACTTCTGTGCCAAC GTTGCAAGAAGCTGATCTTGGGTTTCACTTGATAATTGATCGGAGAAATGATAAGTGGAATTCAGTAAAAACGGTGCTGTTAAAGATTTCT GCATTTTTTCCTGGTTTGGTTCACGTCGCCTATGTGCTACGACCGGTCGGATTTTTACAAAAGGCCATTTCGGAAGTGTCGAATAAATTGTTCCGGGAAGATTTTAAGTTCAGGGTCATATTTTTAGCTAACGTCGCCGAGCTGCACGAGTTTATAGATACGGAACAGCTCACTGAACAACTTGGTGGCGATTTACCGTATTGCCATCATACTTGGATACAGAATAGAATT agtttagaaaaattttcatcGATGACGCAAGACGTATCTCTCGCGTTAGATTCCTTCACGCGACGTTTGGCCGAAGTAGAATTTCCAAATAATACTATTGCAACGACAACGCTATTATCGCAACAACAAGCTGAATATAATGAGTTAAAAGAAGAGATACTTAGCGCCGCTAGACACGGAGAAGCTCTTTTAGACAGTGTACGGCAGCTAACTGGAAAAGGAACAGCAGACAGATTAGGAAATGTTGCTGCAGTAGaaag attactCGTTCAGTTGGAGGAAACCGAGCGAACCTTCGATTTGTTTTGGTCGCATCATAGCTCACGTTTGAGGCATTGTCTGGCTCTACGACAATTCGAACAAGATTTTCGGGAATTGCAAGCAACGTTAGATCAGCATTTAAAGACAGCGGAAGAAATGACGGAGGTCGGCGAGACGCAAACGAGAGTCGAGCAATTGTTGCACGATACATCAGCATTTCAGCGAATATGCAGa GGAGACATAGATCGTGCGGAAGAGGTGATATCTGCTGGTCAACAGCTATTGTCTGGCAGACATCAGTGCCCGGCGGACGTTGTGGAACCTAAGTGTGTGGAATTGCAGAGAGTCTGCACCATTCTAAGTCAGAGATTGGAGAGACGATTGGTCATGTTAACTAAGTGTAGGGAACTTATGGAGCGTATAGATAAG gCTAATACATGGTGTACGCGAGGGATCGAACTGTTGGCGTCGCAGAACAGCAACACGCCACCGGATCAAGCACTACAAGAATTACAACAATTGATCGAAGCCGCGGAGGAATTTCATCATCCCCGATGTATCTTTCAGGATTCCGTAATGCCGGAGACTAAAGCGCTCATCACGCAA GTTTTGCAAAGGATAGAAGATGTATCTTTAATGTGCGATAAGAGAATAATGGCACTAAAACAACAGTTGATAAAACCAGCTAGACCAGTACAAACCGTTACTCCAGAACCAGTTAAACCTTTACAATCACTGCCTCAAATTGTAAAGTCTGGTAGAATTCTCAAAAAAGCAAATACCATGCCAAAg ATGGAGATGAGTCCTATAGAAGGAGAATCTTCTTCACCAGAAAGTGAGCCTCGGGATGTCGAAGCTTTGCGCTTAAAGCGCGGTCACGTATTGACAGAGCTTGTAGAAACCGAGCGAATTTACGTCGCTGAACTTGGTTCGATTGTTAAAGGCTACAAGATGGAAATGACGAACGAGGGAATGGCTTATTTAATACCCGCGGCACTAGTTGGTAAAGCAGACGTGTTGTTTGGAAATTTAgaagatatttatatttttcatggGGAGACATTTCTAAGAGATTTGGAGAATTGCATTTCGAATACTGAGCTCGTCGCTTTATGCTTTGTGCAAAGG cgcGAGATGTTCTTTAGATTGTACAGTTATTATTGTCAGAATATTCCGCGATCTGAAAGATTGCGCGAACAGATACAAAGCGAGCCGCAGTTTCTTGCAGCTTGTCAACAGAAGCTTGGTCATAAGCTACCACTAGCTGCATATCTTCTCAAGCCTGTTCAGCGAATTACCAAGTATCAATTATTGTTAaaggatttattaaaatatagcGACGAACCTTCGTGCTGTACTGAGTTGCAGGAAGCATTGGATTGCATGTTAGTTGTGTTAAAATGCGTTAATGATAGTATGCACCAAACTGCGATAACGGGTTTTGGA GGCGATCTGAGTGCACAGggtgaattattattacaagGCTCATTTAGTGTCTGGAGTAGCAGTAAGCGGGAGCGATTATTACGACTAAAACCATCTCAACGACATATTTTCTTGTACGAGAAGGCATTGATATTTTGTAAGCTTAGCAAGCCTCAGGCCCATGATAAAGCCACGTATCATTTTAAGAGATATTTGAAG aTGTCGCAGATTGGTTTAACAGAATCAGTGAAAGGTGATGCTAGGCGTTTCGAGATATGGTTACAGGGTAGAGCTGAGGTGCATACTATACAAGCGTCAAACATCGACGTGAAACAATCTTGGGTACGCCAGATTAAAGGCGTTCTGATGTCTCAATTAGCCGAGCTCAAAGGCAAACAAAATTCGGCTCTTCAAAAATCCAATCATAA gcCATTACGGCAAACTATTTCGTGGGAAGCTCAAGGCAGTATATCGGGATCTCTGCGAACGTTATCCATTGATAGCAACAGCGTCATCTCCCACATGACCGATGTGTCGCAGTCCACAGAGGAAGATACAGCGTGGAGTTCGGAAAATAGTAATACAGACGAGGAAGACGCTTTTGGTGATAATCCGGGACCGGCACCT GGTGGAAGATACGTGGCATTGGCTGATTACTGTGCAGTGGGACAATCGGAAGTCACGATGCGTGAGGGCGATACCTTGGAACTTCTCAAAGTCGGCTGTGCCGGCTGGTGGTTCGTCAAACTGATCGGCAGCGGCGTGGAGGGCTGGGCGCCCGCGGCGTACTTGGAACCAATCAGTCGAAAAACGTCACGCAGTTCACAATCGGTGAATAGTCAAGAGACCATATGA
- the LOC139105691 gene encoding guanine nucleotide exchange factor DBS isoform X5: protein MAGSPTSIENQIDSFLEQFKRSASRAMEETAAHHHHSGSYNACSSSISRSRSGNLDLELLEAEDVESMTGEIENGDLAVRDVADLLQAQYAIIAGGKTREGCPIITFPDNGNFHNLTDLDYQRLMLYLTSVPTLQEADLGFHLIIDRRNDKWNSVKTVLLKISAFFPGLVHVAYVLRPVGFLQKAISEVSNKLFREDFKFRVIFLANVAELHEFIDTEQLTEQLGGDLPYCHHTWIQNRISLEKFSSMTQDVSLALDSFTRRLAEVEFPNNTIATTTLLSQQQAEYNELKEEILSAARHGEALLDSVRQLTGKGTADRLGNVAAVERLLVQLEETERTFDLFWSHHSSRLRHCLALRQFEQDFRELQATLDQHLKTAEEMTEVGETQTRVEQLLHDTSAFQRICRGDIDRAEEVISAGQQLLSGRHQCPADVVEPKCVELQRVCTILSQRLERRLVMLTKCRELMERIDKANTWCTRGIELLASQNSNTPPDQALQELQQLIEAAEEFHHPRCIFQDSVMPETKALITQVLQRIEDVSLMCDKRIMALKQQLIKPARPVQTVTPEPVKPLQSLPQIVKSGRILKKANTMPKMEMSPIEGESSSPESEPRDVEALRLKRGHVLTELVETERIYVAELGSIVKGYKMEMTNEGMAYLIPAALVGKADVLFGNLEDIYIFHGETFLRDLENCISNTELVALCFVQRREMFFRLYSYYCQNIPRSERLREQIQSEPQFLAACQQKLGHKLPLAAYLLKPVQRITKYQLLLKDLLKYSDEPSCCTELQEALDCMLVVLKCVNDSMHQTAITGFGGDLSAQGELLLQGSFSVWSSSKRERLLRLKPSQRHIFLYEKALIFCKLSKPQAHDKATYHFKRYLKMSQIGLTESVKGDARRFEIWLQGRAEVHTIQASNIDVKQSWVRQIKGVLMSQLAELKGKQNSALQKSNHKPLRQTISWEAQGSISGSLRTLSIDSNSVISHMTDVSQSTEEDTAWSSENSNTDEEDAFGDNPGPAPWDNRKSRCVRAIPWNFSKSAVPAGGSSN from the exons ATGGCGGGCTCGCCCACCAGCATCGAGAACCAGATCGACAGCTTCCTGGAGCAGTTCAAGCGCAGCGCCTCCCGGGCGATGGAGGAGACCGCCGCTCACCATCACCACTCGGGTAGCTACAACGCCTGCAGCAGCAGCatcagccgcagccgcagtgGCAACCTGGACCTGGAACTGCTCGAGGCGG AAGATGTGGAGAGTATGACAGGCGAGATAGAAAATGGAGACTTGGCAGTTCGAGACGTCGCAGACCTTCTCCAAGCACAATATGCTATTATTGCTG gaggAAAGACGCGAGAAGGATGTCCTATAATCACATTTCCAGATAATGgcaattttcataatttaactGATTTGGACTATCAACGTCTCATGCTGTATCTTACTTCTGTGCCAAC GTTGCAAGAAGCTGATCTTGGGTTTCACTTGATAATTGATCGGAGAAATGATAAGTGGAATTCAGTAAAAACGGTGCTGTTAAAGATTTCT GCATTTTTTCCTGGTTTGGTTCACGTCGCCTATGTGCTACGACCGGTCGGATTTTTACAAAAGGCCATTTCGGAAGTGTCGAATAAATTGTTCCGGGAAGATTTTAAGTTCAGGGTCATATTTTTAGCTAACGTCGCCGAGCTGCACGAGTTTATAGATACGGAACAGCTCACTGAACAACTTGGTGGCGATTTACCGTATTGCCATCATACTTGGATACAGAATAGAATT agtttagaaaaattttcatcGATGACGCAAGACGTATCTCTCGCGTTAGATTCCTTCACGCGACGTTTGGCCGAAGTAGAATTTCCAAATAATACTATTGCAACGACAACGCTATTATCGCAACAACAAGCTGAATATAATGAGTTAAAAGAAGAGATACTTAGCGCCGCTAGACACGGAGAAGCTCTTTTAGACAGTGTACGGCAGCTAACTGGAAAAGGAACAGCAGACAGATTAGGAAATGTTGCTGCAGTAGaaag attactCGTTCAGTTGGAGGAAACCGAGCGAACCTTCGATTTGTTTTGGTCGCATCATAGCTCACGTTTGAGGCATTGTCTGGCTCTACGACAATTCGAACAAGATTTTCGGGAATTGCAAGCAACGTTAGATCAGCATTTAAAGACAGCGGAAGAAATGACGGAGGTCGGCGAGACGCAAACGAGAGTCGAGCAATTGTTGCACGATACATCAGCATTTCAGCGAATATGCAGa GGAGACATAGATCGTGCGGAAGAGGTGATATCTGCTGGTCAACAGCTATTGTCTGGCAGACATCAGTGCCCGGCGGACGTTGTGGAACCTAAGTGTGTGGAATTGCAGAGAGTCTGCACCATTCTAAGTCAGAGATTGGAGAGACGATTGGTCATGTTAACTAAGTGTAGGGAACTTATGGAGCGTATAGATAAG gCTAATACATGGTGTACGCGAGGGATCGAACTGTTGGCGTCGCAGAACAGCAACACGCCACCGGATCAAGCACTACAAGAATTACAACAATTGATCGAAGCCGCGGAGGAATTTCATCATCCCCGATGTATCTTTCAGGATTCCGTAATGCCGGAGACTAAAGCGCTCATCACGCAA GTTTTGCAAAGGATAGAAGATGTATCTTTAATGTGCGATAAGAGAATAATGGCACTAAAACAACAGTTGATAAAACCAGCTAGACCAGTACAAACCGTTACTCCAGAACCAGTTAAACCTTTACAATCACTGCCTCAAATTGTAAAGTCTGGTAGAATTCTCAAAAAAGCAAATACCATGCCAAAg ATGGAGATGAGTCCTATAGAAGGAGAATCTTCTTCACCAGAAAGTGAGCCTCGGGATGTCGAAGCTTTGCGCTTAAAGCGCGGTCACGTATTGACAGAGCTTGTAGAAACCGAGCGAATTTACGTCGCTGAACTTGGTTCGATTGTTAAAGGCTACAAGATGGAAATGACGAACGAGGGAATGGCTTATTTAATACCCGCGGCACTAGTTGGTAAAGCAGACGTGTTGTTTGGAAATTTAgaagatatttatatttttcatggGGAGACATTTCTAAGAGATTTGGAGAATTGCATTTCGAATACTGAGCTCGTCGCTTTATGCTTTGTGCAAAGG cgcGAGATGTTCTTTAGATTGTACAGTTATTATTGTCAGAATATTCCGCGATCTGAAAGATTGCGCGAACAGATACAAAGCGAGCCGCAGTTTCTTGCAGCTTGTCAACAGAAGCTTGGTCATAAGCTACCACTAGCTGCATATCTTCTCAAGCCTGTTCAGCGAATTACCAAGTATCAATTATTGTTAaaggatttattaaaatatagcGACGAACCTTCGTGCTGTACTGAGTTGCAGGAAGCATTGGATTGCATGTTAGTTGTGTTAAAATGCGTTAATGATAGTATGCACCAAACTGCGATAACGGGTTTTGGA GGCGATCTGAGTGCACAGggtgaattattattacaagGCTCATTTAGTGTCTGGAGTAGCAGTAAGCGGGAGCGATTATTACGACTAAAACCATCTCAACGACATATTTTCTTGTACGAGAAGGCATTGATATTTTGTAAGCTTAGCAAGCCTCAGGCCCATGATAAAGCCACGTATCATTTTAAGAGATATTTGAAG aTGTCGCAGATTGGTTTAACAGAATCAGTGAAAGGTGATGCTAGGCGTTTCGAGATATGGTTACAGGGTAGAGCTGAGGTGCATACTATACAAGCGTCAAACATCGACGTGAAACAATCTTGGGTACGCCAGATTAAAGGCGTTCTGATGTCTCAATTAGCCGAGCTCAAAGGCAAACAAAATTCGGCTCTTCAAAAATCCAATCATAA gcCATTACGGCAAACTATTTCGTGGGAAGCTCAAGGCAGTATATCGGGATCTCTGCGAACGTTATCCATTGATAGCAACAGCGTCATCTCCCACATGACCGATGTGTCGCAGTCCACAGAGGAAGATACAGCGTGGAGTTCGGAAAATAGTAATACAGACGAGGAAGACGCTTTTGGTGATAATCCGGGACCGGCACCT TGGGACAATCGGAAGTCACGATGCGTGAGGGCGATACCTTGGAACTTCTCAAAGTCGGCTGTGCCGGCTGGTGGTTCGTCAAACTGA